In one window of Candidatus Kinetoplastibacterium blastocrithidii (ex Strigomonas culicis) DNA:
- a CDS encoding MltA domain-containing protein: MLRCFRYKHGIYQWSIIGVPENLLRMDLSSVYPELKCRVISGRIIKGIVIPYYSRAEIVLKYEYLLVIV, from the coding sequence TTGTTAAGATGTTTTAGATATAAGCATGGTATTTATCAATGGTCAATTATAGGTGTTCCAGAGAACCTTCTTAGAATGGATTTGTCATCAGTTTATCCTGAGTTAAAGTGCAGAGTAATTAGTGGTAGAATTATAAAGGGTATAGTTATTCCATATTATTCAAGAGCAGAAATTGTATTAAAATATGAGTATTTACTAGTTATAGTTTAG
- the trpE gene encoding anthranilate synthase component I — protein sequence MTEIEFNHLVSQGYNRIPLISETYADLDTPLSLYLKLAYSNNSSGKMSCLLESVMGGDRFGRYSFIGLPTETVLRSIGNTTEVITNGKVLEKHEGNPLDFIEKYQSRFRAAPLPGVLRFCGGLAGYFAYDVVRNIEPCLGPAVKPFPLGMGEGTPDIMLLHIDELAVVDNLAGRIYLIVYADPNKPESYSKTQKRLTELKNRLKKPIETPYSHNSMQTSEQRNFSKKDYISAVRKAKEYIEAGDLMQVVIGQTITKSFRDNPLSLYRSLRSINPSPYMYFWNFDDFQVVGSSPEILVRQEKIIINGAKKSQITIRPLAGTRKRGGTREQDIELEKSLKSDTKEIAEHVMLIDLARNDIGRVAEIGSVKVTDAMTIERYSHVMHLVSNVTGVLKSDMGNMDVLKSAFPAGTLTGAPKVRAMEIIDELEPVRRGIYGGAAGYMSYNGEMDVAIAIRTGIIKNGILYVQSAAGIVADSDPELEWAETEAKARAILRAAEQVQNGLD from the coding sequence ATGACGGAAATAGAATTCAATCACCTAGTATCTCAAGGATATAATAGGATACCATTAATATCAGAAACTTATGCAGATTTAGATACGCCTTTATCGTTATATCTTAAGCTTGCATACTCGAATAATAGCTCTGGGAAAATGAGTTGTTTGCTCGAATCAGTAATGGGTGGAGATCGTTTTGGGAGGTACTCTTTTATTGGATTGCCAACAGAAACAGTGTTGCGATCTATTGGAAATACAACTGAGGTCATAACAAATGGTAAGGTTTTAGAGAAACATGAAGGCAATCCTCTTGATTTTATAGAAAAATATCAATCCAGATTTAGAGCCGCTCCTTTGCCTGGAGTATTACGATTTTGTGGTGGATTGGCTGGATATTTTGCTTACGATGTGGTTCGCAATATTGAACCATGTCTAGGACCTGCGGTAAAACCGTTCCCTCTAGGAATGGGGGAAGGGACACCTGATATCATGTTATTGCATATAGATGAATTGGCAGTAGTTGATAATTTAGCTGGACGTATTTATCTAATAGTATATGCAGATCCTAACAAACCAGAGAGCTATTCAAAAACACAGAAAAGACTAACAGAGCTGAAGAATAGACTAAAAAAACCTATAGAGACACCTTATTCTCACAATAGTATGCAAACTAGCGAGCAACGCAATTTCTCTAAAAAAGACTATATATCTGCTGTAAGAAAAGCTAAAGAGTATATTGAGGCCGGTGACCTTATGCAAGTAGTGATTGGTCAAACAATAACAAAATCATTTAGGGATAATCCTCTATCATTATATAGATCATTAAGATCAATAAACCCTTCTCCTTACATGTATTTCTGGAACTTTGATGATTTCCAAGTTGTTGGATCATCGCCAGAAATATTAGTTAGACAAGAAAAAATTATAATCAACGGAGCAAAAAAATCACAGATTACAATAAGACCACTGGCAGGAACAAGAAAAAGAGGTGGTACTCGTGAGCAAGATATTGAGCTAGAAAAGTCTCTTAAATCTGATACAAAAGAAATTGCAGAGCACGTCATGCTTATTGACCTAGCTAGAAATGATATTGGACGCGTAGCTGAAATTGGCTCAGTAAAAGTTACTGATGCCATGACCATAGAGAGATATTCACATGTTATGCATCTAGTATCTAATGTCACAGGAGTATTAAAATCAGATATGGGAAATATGGATGTTCTAAAATCAGCATTCCCAGCTGGTACGCTAACAGGCGCTCCAAAAGTACGAGCAATGGAAATAATAGATGAGTTGGAACCAGTAAGAAGAGGAATATACGGAGGAGCTGCTGGATATATGAGCTATAATGGAGAAATGGACGTGGCAATAGCAATACGTACTGGAATTATTAAGAATGGAATACTCTATGTTCAATCTGCCGCCGGAATAGTAGCAGACTCTGATCCAGAGTTAGAATGGGCTGAAACTGAAGCTAAAGCCAGAGCTATACTTAGAGCAGCAGAACAAGTGCAAAATGGATTAGATTAA
- a CDS encoding HAD-IA family hydrolase, whose protein sequence is MNEINSVLIDLDGTMIDSISDISDAINIMLKEISLDNIPENAVKNLIGKGVDSLINKSLSFNSSEINLSKDYFTKAKNSFLRNYKIRNGNKTTVYNGVLDGLKTLKTNKIRTSVVTNKPTELAMKILRDTNLLPFFEYIICGDTCQKCKPFPDQILLACKKMNIKPQQTIFVGDSLNDVLSSKSANTAATLLVSYGYNNNSNIQAMGADVIIDNLTKVSQWVHHYNSVTL, encoded by the coding sequence ATGAATGAAATTAATTCGGTACTAATAGATTTAGATGGCACTATGATTGATTCCATCTCTGATATATCAGATGCTATCAATATCATGCTAAAAGAAATATCTCTAGATAATATACCTGAAAATGCAGTAAAAAATCTTATCGGAAAAGGAGTAGACAGTCTTATTAATAAATCTCTATCATTCAACTCTAGCGAAATAAACTTAAGTAAAGATTACTTTACAAAAGCTAAAAACTCGTTTTTAAGAAATTATAAGATAAGAAACGGAAATAAAACTACAGTTTATAATGGCGTGCTTGATGGCTTAAAAACATTAAAAACCAATAAAATCAGAACATCTGTGGTAACCAACAAACCAACAGAACTAGCTATGAAAATATTACGAGACACTAATTTATTACCATTTTTTGAATATATTATATGTGGGGATACATGCCAAAAATGTAAGCCTTTCCCAGATCAAATATTGCTGGCATGCAAAAAAATGAATATTAAACCACAACAAACTATATTCGTTGGAGACTCACTAAATGATGTACTATCCTCTAAGTCAGCAAACACTGCAGCCACTTTATTGGTTTCCTATGGATACAATAATAACTCAAATATACAAGCAATGGGAGCTGATGTAATTATAGATAACTTGACAAAAGTTTCTCAATGGGTTCATCATTATAATAGTGTTACTTTGTAG
- a CDS encoding FAD-dependent monooxygenase: MNRTDIVVCGAGIVGLSTALALSQKKQNVTIIAHRYVDKPTYNDEYGSRIYAISASSQKFLERIGCWSNIPIGRLTAVIGMEIYGDAYSSMLDLSSWQSSVSQLSWIVEASEIERSLVKELIDLGVSWIDDRCSGYSDGIMITEGGKRISADLFIGADGSRSTLRDLAGVARSVKDYNEISLIANICAHGSHRSKAFQWFGEHGILALLPLPNLSFGNQLSMVWSTNQDIINCLNDINIDQQKSYIEKKLNEITCQRLGCLKIVSNEISRFNLTLERSSFIAHGMAFVGDAAHRLHPLAGQGLNLGLGDAESLCDILLSKAPNQNFGDIELLNKYSRIRSRQVSRMYFVTDALHKIFSSRFPLIKLARNYGLSFLNKAFFLKPIIVKFASKN; this comes from the coding sequence ATGAATAGAACTGATATAGTTGTTTGCGGAGCAGGTATAGTTGGTCTTTCGACTGCTTTGGCATTATCCCAAAAAAAACAAAATGTTACTATAATTGCACATCGTTATGTAGATAAACCTACATATAACGATGAATATGGATCAAGAATATATGCTATATCGGCATCTAGTCAAAAATTCTTAGAAAGAATAGGCTGTTGGTCTAATATTCCAATTGGCCGTTTAACCGCTGTTATTGGTATGGAAATATATGGGGATGCTTATAGTTCTATGCTTGATTTAAGTTCTTGGCAGTCATCAGTATCACAATTATCTTGGATCGTAGAAGCATCAGAAATTGAGAGATCGTTAGTCAAGGAGCTTATCGATTTGGGAGTATCATGGATCGATGATCGTTGCTCTGGCTATAGTGATGGTATTATGATTACCGAGGGAGGAAAGAGAATATCTGCAGATCTTTTTATTGGAGCAGATGGCTCTAGATCTACATTGCGTGATTTGGCAGGAGTTGCTCGCTCAGTTAAGGATTATAACGAAATCAGTTTAATTGCGAATATCTGTGCTCATGGCTCTCATAGAAGTAAAGCTTTCCAATGGTTTGGGGAGCATGGCATTTTAGCATTATTACCATTGCCTAATCTGTCTTTTGGTAATCAGTTATCCATGGTGTGGTCTACGAACCAAGATATCATTAATTGTTTAAATGACATTAATATTGATCAACAAAAATCATACATAGAGAAGAAATTAAATGAGATTACTTGCCAGAGATTAGGATGTTTGAAGATAGTAAGCAATGAAATATCAAGGTTCAATTTAACATTAGAGAGATCTAGTTTTATTGCCCATGGCATGGCTTTTGTTGGGGATGCGGCTCATAGATTACATCCTCTGGCAGGCCAGGGATTGAATTTAGGATTAGGGGATGCAGAGTCTTTATGTGATATTCTTTTGTCTAAAGCTCCGAACCAGAATTTTGGTGACATTGAGCTCTTAAACAAATATAGCAGAATCAGAAGTAGGCAAGTTTCACGCATGTATTTTGTAACGGATGCTCTACACAAAATTTTTAGCAGTAGATTTCCTCTGATTAAATTAGCTCGTAATTATGGGTTATCTTTTTTAAATAAGGCTTTTTTCCTTAAACCAATAATCGTAAAATTTGCTTCTAAAAATTAA
- the atpE gene encoding F0F1 ATP synthase subunit C, with translation MTNAALVAISCAFIVGLGAIGACIGIAIMGGKYLEASARQPELMNALQTKMFLLAGLIDAAFLIGVGIAMLFAFANPFVA, from the coding sequence ATGACTAATGCTGCCCTTGTTGCTATTTCTTGTGCTTTCATTGTAGGTTTAGGTGCTATTGGGGCTTGTATAGGTATTGCGATTATGGGAGGAAAATATCTAGAAGCATCTGCTCGTCAACCTGAATTAATGAATGCTTTGCAAACAAAAATGTTTTTGTTAGCTGGCTTGATAGATGCTGCATTTTTAATAGGTGTTGGTATAGCAATGCTGTTTGCTTTTGCCAATCCTTTTGTTGCTTAG
- a CDS encoding F0F1 ATP synthase subunit B, giving the protein MNLNATIFFQMVVFFILGLATMVFVWPNLIKVIDERRKKISDGLSAAEKSIAELSIVNDRVKLIADNAKKEAHERISNAERQVSDIIDKAKSDAESERSKIIAQAQQDTEIIIRNARDLLREDVAILAIKGAEQILRREVDLNEHRDILDRLKSEL; this is encoded by the coding sequence GTGAATTTAAATGCGACGATTTTTTTTCAGATGGTTGTGTTTTTTATTTTGGGATTGGCCACTATGGTATTTGTTTGGCCTAATCTCATAAAAGTAATTGATGAGCGTCGCAAAAAAATATCCGACGGTTTATCAGCGGCAGAGAAGAGTATTGCTGAGCTTTCTATTGTTAATGATCGTGTTAAGCTGATAGCAGATAATGCAAAAAAAGAGGCGCATGAACGTATATCTAATGCCGAGAGGCAGGTATCTGATATTATTGACAAAGCTAAATCTGATGCTGAGTCAGAAAGATCAAAAATCATAGCTCAAGCTCAACAAGATACAGAGATTATTATTCGCAATGCCAGAGATTTATTAAGAGAAGATGTTGCTATTCTAGCAATAAAAGGGGCGGAACAAATACTTCGACGTGAAGTTGATCTAAATGAGCATAGAGATATATTAGATCGTCTTAAGTCTGAGTTATAG
- a CDS encoding dihydroneopterin aldolase codes for MIFSRKILISDLIIDSSIGILEKEIKNKQPIKIEAKIELTSSYTIMDDIEQVVDYRSIVEIITKVATSKHFGLIEALSYKIATNLLESLSEIISIKLTISKFNVFNNCKSISIEEEYNR; via the coding sequence ATGATATTTTCAAGAAAAATATTAATATCCGATTTAATTATAGATTCCAGTATAGGCATTTTAGAGAAAGAAATAAAAAATAAACAGCCAATAAAAATTGAGGCAAAAATAGAACTAACATCTTCATATACCATTATGGATGACATTGAACAAGTAGTGGATTATAGAAGTATAGTTGAAATTATAACAAAGGTGGCAACTAGCAAGCATTTTGGATTGATAGAGGCTTTGTCTTACAAGATAGCCACCAATCTCCTGGAAAGCTTATCAGAAATAATCTCAATAAAACTAACAATAAGCAAGTTTAATGTATTTAATAACTGCAAAAGTATTTCGATAGAAGAAGAGTACAATAGATAA
- the atpB gene encoding F0F1 ATP synthase subunit A, which translates to MVSSHEVSPQSFYIQHHLVHMNNIGKQQESIVQFNVINYDSLFWSVSTGILVVFLLWLVARRSTSGVPGRFQAFVEMIVDMVDEQSRSIISSADSRKFVSPLALTIFVWIVLMNALDFLPVDLFSAIFKILGVGNHHDSLFYYHRALPTADLNIPIGMSLGVLLLTLYYGIKVKHTRGFFNDLFFAPFHASGLTSLIIAPANLLLNLVEYFAKTVSLGMRLFGNMFAGELVFMLIALLGGSWSGFNGLSYALGFTHLLAGSLWAIFHILIVILQAFIFMMLTLVYIGQAHDGH; encoded by the coding sequence ATGGTTTCTTCCCATGAAGTGTCACCTCAGTCCTTCTATATACAGCACCATTTAGTGCACATGAATAATATTGGGAAACAACAAGAGTCTATAGTTCAATTTAATGTAATAAACTATGATTCACTATTTTGGTCAGTATCTACAGGGATTTTAGTTGTTTTTTTATTATGGCTTGTGGCAAGACGATCAACAAGTGGGGTCCCAGGTCGTTTTCAGGCATTTGTTGAGATGATTGTAGATATGGTTGATGAGCAGTCGAGATCTATTATAAGTAGTGCAGATAGCAGAAAGTTTGTTTCTCCGTTGGCTCTTACTATTTTTGTTTGGATTGTTTTGATGAATGCTCTGGATTTTCTTCCAGTTGATCTTTTTTCAGCCATATTTAAGATTTTAGGTGTTGGGAATCATCATGATAGTTTATTTTATTATCATAGAGCGCTTCCTACTGCTGATTTGAATATTCCTATTGGCATGTCCTTGGGTGTTTTATTATTAACTTTGTATTACGGCATAAAGGTAAAACATACTAGAGGATTTTTCAATGATCTATTCTTTGCTCCGTTTCATGCTAGTGGTTTAACCTCTTTGATTATTGCTCCTGCTAATTTGCTATTGAACTTAGTGGAGTATTTTGCTAAAACTGTTTCCTTAGGAATGAGGTTGTTTGGGAATATGTTTGCTGGCGAACTAGTCTTTATGCTTATAGCTTTATTAGGGGGTTCTTGGAGTGGTTTTAATGGTCTGAGTTACGCTTTAGGGTTTACTCATTTATTAGCTGGTTCACTCTGGGCTATTTTCCACATTCTAATAGTGATTTTGCAGGCGTTTATTTTTATGATGTTAACGCTTGTTTATATTGGACAGGCACATGATGGTCATTAG
- the rpe gene encoding ribulose-phosphate 3-epimerase, with the protein MNIKKSPILIAPSILSANFAYLGSEVEKVVKSGADWIHIDVMDNQYVPNLTLGPMACQSIRSVTTAPLDIHLMVESPDNIIPKFAKSGADIITVHPETTKHLDRTLSIIRDHGCKSGLAFNPSTSLNYLDYIIDKIDLVLIMSVNPGLGGQKFIPSAVAKIKEASKIIEHWQKINEGSIFLQVDGGINANNIKDVYAAGANVFVAGSAIFNSENYTNAISLMKSNAISN; encoded by the coding sequence ATGAATATAAAAAAATCACCGATTCTAATTGCACCAAGCATTCTATCAGCTAATTTTGCCTATTTAGGATCAGAAGTGGAGAAAGTTGTAAAATCCGGTGCTGATTGGATACATATAGATGTTATGGATAACCAATACGTGCCAAATCTGACCCTTGGGCCCATGGCATGCCAATCTATACGATCTGTAACCACAGCCCCTTTAGATATACACTTAATGGTAGAATCTCCAGATAATATTATCCCAAAATTTGCTAAGAGTGGGGCTGATATAATTACCGTTCATCCAGAAACGACAAAACACTTGGATAGAACATTATCCATAATAAGGGATCATGGATGCAAATCTGGGCTAGCATTTAATCCTTCAACCTCGCTAAATTATCTAGATTACATTATAGATAAAATTGACCTAGTATTAATAATGTCGGTAAACCCAGGGTTGGGTGGTCAAAAATTCATACCATCAGCTGTAGCAAAAATAAAAGAAGCATCTAAAATTATAGAACATTGGCAAAAAATTAATGAAGGATCTATATTTTTGCAAGTTGATGGAGGAATTAACGCAAATAATATAAAGGATGTTTATGCAGCTGGAGCTAATGTATTTGTTGCGGGATCTGCTATCTTTAACTCAGAAAATTATACTAATGCCATTAGCTTAATGAAATCTAATGCTATATCTAATTGA
- a CDS encoding F0F1 ATP synthase subunit delta: MIMFLTVARKYAEALFSVIQDKSTSSLDFWSLVLNDAARVVSNSDVEQFISNPIIGKLEKLEALKNLLSPEAPKMFFNLIELLIERNNLLILPYVSEQFLRLKNNYEGVGVAKIFTAFSLSADQIKSLIAKLESLTGLILRPKILVDESLIGGVKIFIEDKVFDISVKNSLTRMQEVLSAL; this comes from the coding sequence ATGATAATGTTTTTGACAGTAGCTAGAAAGTATGCTGAAGCACTATTTTCTGTGATTCAAGATAAAAGCACATCATCTTTGGATTTTTGGTCCTTAGTTCTGAATGATGCTGCTAGGGTTGTGTCTAACAGTGATGTGGAGCAGTTTATTTCTAATCCAATTATTGGCAAGCTAGAAAAACTAGAAGCATTAAAAAATTTGTTAAGTCCTGAAGCTCCTAAGATGTTTTTCAATCTTATAGAATTACTTATAGAGCGTAATAATTTATTGATATTGCCTTATGTTTCTGAACAATTTTTGAGATTAAAGAATAATTATGAAGGTGTTGGCGTAGCTAAGATTTTTACCGCTTTTTCTTTATCTGCAGACCAGATTAAAAGTTTAATTGCTAAATTAGAGAGTCTAACAGGGTTGATTTTAAGGCCTAAAATTCTTGTTGATGAATCACTCATTGGCGGGGTCAAAATTTTTATCGAAGACAAAGTGTTTGACATCTCAGTTAAAAATAGTTTGACTAGAATGCAAGAAGTCTTGTCGGCCTTGTAA